The following proteins are encoded in a genomic region of Triticum dicoccoides isolate Atlit2015 ecotype Zavitan chromosome 1B, WEW_v2.0, whole genome shotgun sequence:
- the LOC119350283 gene encoding uncharacterized protein LOC119350283 — MATAVNEHVLLSHPDKLVLLAEIPAADSCGLSQPDVTFRLLVEQCSDYGGGPVDVDTMEDVSCRVPLRDLGRRGAADRVFTDLVARLDNPMIRPEVATEARRAAERVGASRGALDELGGMEFRLRVVFVDDDASEEQAASDDDDDESGSDMEFGEFDLSGARSLHGQRAVAAYEEEDDDEDGCGAQFTVRPYRGARAGEGANLLLSGFEARSDGPELTEQHELTSHDMHRLVHLALEGGASMEDDEAYQRALAGGTAVSRASRAAMVDQALQSASQQQQRSKSPSPIFPMRSGF; from the coding sequence ATGGCCACCGCCGTGAACGAGCACGTCCTGCTCAGCCATCCCGACAAGCTGGTCCTGCTCGCCGAGATCCCGGCCGCAGACTCGTGCGGCTTGTCGCAGCCCGACGTCACGTTCCGGCTGCTCGTTGAGCAATGCAGCGACTACGGCGGCGGCCCCGTGGACGTCGACACGATGGAGGACGTGTCCTGCCGCGTGCCGCTCCGCGACCTGGGCCGCCGGGGCGCCGCGGACCGGGTGTTCACAGACCTCGTGGCCAGGCTCGACAACCCGATGATACGCCCGGAGGTCGCGACGGAGGCCAGGagggcggcggagcgcgtcggggcGAGTCGCGGCGCGCTCGACGAGCTCGGCGGCATGGAGTTCCGCCTCCGCGTGGTGTTCGTCGACGATGACGCGTCCGAGGAGCAGGCAGcgtcggacgacgacgacgacgagagcGGGAGCGACATGGAGTTCGGGGAATTCGACCTGAGCGGCGCGCGGAGCCTGCATGGCCAGCGGGCCGTCGCCGCgtacgaggaggaggacgacgacgaggacggcTGCGGCGCCCAGTTCACGGTGCGCCCGTACCGCGGCGCCCGCGCGGGGGAGGGAGCGAACCTGCTGCTGTCGGGCTTCGAGGCGCGCTCGGACGGCCCCGAGCTGACCGAGCAGCACGAGCTGACGTCGCATGACATGCACCGCCTCGTGCACCTGGCGCTGGAAGGGGGCGCGAGCATGGAGGACGACGAGGCCTACCAGCGAGCGCTGGCCGGCGGCACGGCCGTGTCCCGGGCGTCGCGCGCCGCCATGGTCGACCAGGCGCTGCAGTCCGCgagccagcagcagcagcggtcCAAGTCACCGAGCCCGATCTTTCCGAtgcgttccggattctga